The proteins below are encoded in one region of Oncorhynchus tshawytscha isolate Ot180627B linkage group LG04, Otsh_v2.0, whole genome shotgun sequence:
- the LOC112248853 gene encoding scavenger receptor class F member 2 isoform X2, with translation MELKIIIEVVVVVCSFFSLSFSQELNLKGRNVCKLPGSPGFVCCSGWGQIGEECLTPLCEGNFTCKENEVCVRPNECRCRHGYFGASCDTKCPTQFWGPDCKGKCQCFPNGQCDDVTGKCTCNPNRWGPNCEKPCLCQKGKCDQDTGTCTCQYGFWGPQCANNCYCSLNSVCDQNTGRCNCSPGWSGRNCAIQCNCNNSPCEQFTGRCQCRERLWGPRCERYCQCIHGKCNQADGSCTCTPGYRGKFCREPCPAGFYGQNCRNRCGHCKGQQPCKITEGRCVTCERGWNGTKCDQMCLPGFFGENCLDVCPPCKDGHFCNRIDGKCSHCNPGWIGDRCEVRCPNGTYGDNCENDCSHCFNGVCHIATGECLCEPGFYGTYCNMTCQMGQYGVNCAQTCSCHDKNCNPMSGACNLQPNQRMGVIAAGTLVSFLLIVLLSLLCCCCLCRNKDDHNPDQDNSTNSKKAKRILCGRFSRISTKLPQIPLRRQKLPKVVAHHDPENTFNCSFIEPPSVVEQPCPSSWSSQESFDSFEEEPSDDGPVYCVPHEESLSESKEKPAAEKPSAAAVPSEDDAGEYTSLKDTSATSTTINKPQAGDGSEATLLKSSDSEGSTSGSESAIGALYARIAHLSKNSKDEEDGGGSTVTIEVKGNGKPPSPGWKTTTKPRPPDPSTKPKVSWIHGNTGGTTPPQVEQLNQGCKGLTVPKERTTRSSSDSSAKSEERQRLKETSKEKRIQEGKGTEVNGSPSKHKAHRLGRSREDINHMEHINGVVQNALKKIGNFHNSNSDKKAAEKAAAVENPKEPPKSPKVIHPHMNSEAATLLAAQLKEKTQSINRNEGTGLVKTNGLPTPAFRDRGDREKPTPPQKAKRTTPATPGHQSSNKPLLPTTTSLQKMVGVGVPTRDPATPEVAPKSPEKQDLNGSRVEEGGGGAVNVTPKKTPIKKPPRKRGKEGTLDTALETKTPTKTAIMPPQIIK, from the exons ATGGAATTGAAGATCATTATTGAAGTTGTTGTGGTGGTTTGTTCATTTTTTTCTTTGAGTTTTAGCCAAGAACTCAACCTGAAAGGCAGAAATGTATGCAAATTACCAGG gtcACCAGGCTTTGTGTGCTGCAGCGGGTGGGGGCAGATAGGAGAGGAATGTTTGACAC CTCTCTGTGAAGGCAACTTCACCTGTAAGGAAAATGAGGTATGCGTTAGGCCCAATGAATGCCGCTGTCGCCATGGATACTTCGGAGCCAGTTGTGATACAA AGTGCCCCACCCAGTTCTGGGGCCCAGACTGCAAGGGCAAGTGCCAATGCTTTCCCAACGGCCAGTGTGATGACGTGACGGGCAAGTGCACGTGCAACCCAAACCGCTGGGGGCCCAACTGCGAGAAGCCCTGCCTCTGCCAGAAGGGCAAGTGTGACCAGGACACAGGCACATGCACTTGCCAATATGGCTTTTGGGGCCCTCAATGTGCAAACAACTGCTACTGCAGTCTCAACTCTGTGTGTGACCAGAACACAGGAAGGTGTAACTGTAGTCCAGGCTGGTCGGGGAGGAATTGTGCCATCCAGTGTAACTGTAATAACTCTCCATGCGAGCAGTTCACGGGTCGTTGCCAGTGCCGGGAGAGACTGTGGGGCCCCCGATGCGAGAGGTATTGTCAGTGCATCCATGGGAAGTGCAACCAGGCGGATGGCTCATGTACCTGCACACCGGGGTACCGGGGGAAGTTCTGCAGGGAACCATGTCCCGCAGGGTTCTACGGACAGAACTGCAGGAATAG GTGTGGCCACTGTAAAGGCCAGCAGCCCTGTAAGATAACAGAGGGGAGGTGTGTGACCTGTGAGAGGGGCTGGAACGGGACCAAGTGTGATCAGATGTGCCTGCCAGGCTTCTTCGGAGAGAACTGCCTGGATGTGTGTCCCCCGTGTAAAGATGGCCACTTCTGCAACCGCATCGACGGAAAGTGCTCCCACTGCAACCCCGGCTGGATCGGGGACAG GTGTGAGGTGCGCTGTCCCAACGGGACTTATGGGGATAACTGTGAGAATGACTGCAGCCACTGTTTTAACGGCGTTTGTCACATTGCTACCGGAGAGTGCCTGTGTGAGCCGGGATTTTACGGGACCTA CTGCAATATGACGTGTCAGATGGGTCAGTATGGAGTGAACTGTGCCCAGACCTGCTCCTGTCACGACAAGAACTGCAACCCAATGTCTGGGGCCTGCAACCTAC AGCCCAACCAGCGGATGGGAGTGATCGCGGCAGGAACCCTGGTCTCTTTTCTGCTCATTGTCCTCCTCTCGCTgctttgctgctgctgcctctgccgAAATAAAGATGACCACAA tCCTGACCAAGACAACTCTACCAACAGCAAAAAAGCCAAGCGGATCCTGTGTGGAAGATTCAGCCGAATCAGCACCAAACTCCCCCAGATCCCACTGAGACGACAGAAGCTGCCCAAAGTAGTCG CCCACCACGACCCGGAAAACACATTCAACTGCAGCTTCATCGAGCCCCCTTCTGTAGTTGAGCAGCCCTGCCCTTCCTCCTGGTCCTCCCAGGAGTCTTTCGATTCCTTCGAGGAGGAACCCAGCGATGATGGCCCCGTATACTGTGTACCCCATGAAG AGTCACTGAGTGAGAGTAAGGAGAAGCCAGCAGCTGAGAAGCCATCCGCAGCAGCTGTGCCCAGTGAGGACGATGCAGGGGAGTACACGTCTCTGAAAGACACCAGCGCTACCAGCACCACCATCAACAAGCCTCAGGCTGGGGACGGGAGCGAAGCAACCCTGCTCAAGTCCTCTGACAGCGAGGGCTCCACCAGTGGCTCTGAGTCGGCCATTGGGGCCCTCTATGCTCGCATTGCACACCTCTCCAAGAACTCCAAGGACGAAGAGGATGGGGGTGGCAGCACAGTTACAATAGAGGTCAAAGGTAATGGCAAGCCACCGTCCCCAGGATggaagaccaccaccaaaccaCGCCCGCCAGACCCCTCCACCAAACCGAAGGTGTCATGGATCCATGGGAACACCGGGGGTACCACACCCCCCCAGGTGGAGCAGCTGAACCAGGGGTGTAAGGGGCTGACAGTACCCAAGGAGAGGACGACCAGGAGCTCCAGCGACAGCTCAGCCAAGAGTGAAGAGAGGCAGAGGCTGAAGGAGACGTCCAAGGAGAAGAGGATCCAGGAGGGGAAGGGGACGGAGGTCAATGGTTCCCCCAGCAAACACAAGGCCCACCGGCTGGGAAGGTCCAGGGAGGATATTAACCACATGGAGCACATAAATGGAGTGGTGCAGAACGCTCTCAAGAAGATCGGTAACTTCCACAACTCCAACTCTGACAAGAAGGCGGCCGAGAAGGCAGCCGCTGTGGAGAACCCCAAGGAGCCGCCCAAGAGCCCCAAAGTGATCCACCCACACATGAACTCCGAGGCCGCCACACTCCTGGCGGCCCAGCTCAAGGAGAAGACGCAGAGCATCAACCGGAATGAGGGCACCGGCCTGGTAAAGACCAATGGCCTGCCCACCCCAGCCTTCCGGGACCGAGGAGACCGGGAGAAGCCCACTCCTCCGCAGAAGGCAAAGCGGACCACTCCGGCCACCCCAGGCCACCAGAGCTCCAACAAGCCTCTgctgcccaccaccaccagcctccAGAAGATGGTGGGTGTGGGGGTCCCCACAAGGGACCCAGCCACCCCCGAGGTCGCCCCCAAGAGCCCGGAGAAGCAGGACTTGAACGGCTCCAGGGTGGAAGAGGGTGGTGGTGGAGCAGTGAACGTCACGCCAAAGAAGACCCCCATCAAAAAGCCTCCCAGAAAGAGAGGCAAGGAAGGGACATTGGATACTGCTCTGGAAACTAAGACACCAACAAAGACAGCAATTATGCCACCGCAGATAATCAAATAG
- the LOC112248853 gene encoding scavenger receptor class F member 2 isoform X1: MELKIIIEVVVVVCSFFSLSFSQELNLKGRNVCKLPGSPGFVCCSGWGQIGEECLTPLCEGNFTCKENEVCVRPNECRCRHGYFGASCDTKCPTQFWGPDCKGKCQCFPNGQCDDVTGKCTCNPNRWGPNCEKPCLCQKGKCDQDTGTCTCQYGFWGPQCANNCYCSLNSVCDQNTGRCNCSPGWSGRNCAIQCNCNNSPCEQFTGRCQCRERLWGPRCERYCQCIHGKCNQADGSCTCTPGYRGKFCREPCPAGFYGQNCRNRCGHCKGQQPCKITEGRCVTCERGWNGTKCDQMCLPGFFGENCLDVCPPCKDGHFCNRIDGKCSHCNPGWIGDRCEVRCPNGTYGDNCENDCSHCFNGVCHIATGECLCEPGFYGTYCNMTCQMGQYGVNCAQTCSCHDKNCNPMSGACNLQPNQRMGVIAAGTLVSFLLIVLLSLLCCCCLCRNKDDHNPDQDNSTNSKKAKRILCGRFSRISTKLPQIPLRRQKLPKVVVAHHDPENTFNCSFIEPPSVVEQPCPSSWSSQESFDSFEEEPSDDGPVYCVPHEESLSESKEKPAAEKPSAAAVPSEDDAGEYTSLKDTSATSTTINKPQAGDGSEATLLKSSDSEGSTSGSESAIGALYARIAHLSKNSKDEEDGGGSTVTIEVKGNGKPPSPGWKTTTKPRPPDPSTKPKVSWIHGNTGGTTPPQVEQLNQGCKGLTVPKERTTRSSSDSSAKSEERQRLKETSKEKRIQEGKGTEVNGSPSKHKAHRLGRSREDINHMEHINGVVQNALKKIGNFHNSNSDKKAAEKAAAVENPKEPPKSPKVIHPHMNSEAATLLAAQLKEKTQSINRNEGTGLVKTNGLPTPAFRDRGDREKPTPPQKAKRTTPATPGHQSSNKPLLPTTTSLQKMVGVGVPTRDPATPEVAPKSPEKQDLNGSRVEEGGGGAVNVTPKKTPIKKPPRKRGKEGTLDTALETKTPTKTAIMPPQIIK; encoded by the exons ATGGAATTGAAGATCATTATTGAAGTTGTTGTGGTGGTTTGTTCATTTTTTTCTTTGAGTTTTAGCCAAGAACTCAACCTGAAAGGCAGAAATGTATGCAAATTACCAGG gtcACCAGGCTTTGTGTGCTGCAGCGGGTGGGGGCAGATAGGAGAGGAATGTTTGACAC CTCTCTGTGAAGGCAACTTCACCTGTAAGGAAAATGAGGTATGCGTTAGGCCCAATGAATGCCGCTGTCGCCATGGATACTTCGGAGCCAGTTGTGATACAA AGTGCCCCACCCAGTTCTGGGGCCCAGACTGCAAGGGCAAGTGCCAATGCTTTCCCAACGGCCAGTGTGATGACGTGACGGGCAAGTGCACGTGCAACCCAAACCGCTGGGGGCCCAACTGCGAGAAGCCCTGCCTCTGCCAGAAGGGCAAGTGTGACCAGGACACAGGCACATGCACTTGCCAATATGGCTTTTGGGGCCCTCAATGTGCAAACAACTGCTACTGCAGTCTCAACTCTGTGTGTGACCAGAACACAGGAAGGTGTAACTGTAGTCCAGGCTGGTCGGGGAGGAATTGTGCCATCCAGTGTAACTGTAATAACTCTCCATGCGAGCAGTTCACGGGTCGTTGCCAGTGCCGGGAGAGACTGTGGGGCCCCCGATGCGAGAGGTATTGTCAGTGCATCCATGGGAAGTGCAACCAGGCGGATGGCTCATGTACCTGCACACCGGGGTACCGGGGGAAGTTCTGCAGGGAACCATGTCCCGCAGGGTTCTACGGACAGAACTGCAGGAATAG GTGTGGCCACTGTAAAGGCCAGCAGCCCTGTAAGATAACAGAGGGGAGGTGTGTGACCTGTGAGAGGGGCTGGAACGGGACCAAGTGTGATCAGATGTGCCTGCCAGGCTTCTTCGGAGAGAACTGCCTGGATGTGTGTCCCCCGTGTAAAGATGGCCACTTCTGCAACCGCATCGACGGAAAGTGCTCCCACTGCAACCCCGGCTGGATCGGGGACAG GTGTGAGGTGCGCTGTCCCAACGGGACTTATGGGGATAACTGTGAGAATGACTGCAGCCACTGTTTTAACGGCGTTTGTCACATTGCTACCGGAGAGTGCCTGTGTGAGCCGGGATTTTACGGGACCTA CTGCAATATGACGTGTCAGATGGGTCAGTATGGAGTGAACTGTGCCCAGACCTGCTCCTGTCACGACAAGAACTGCAACCCAATGTCTGGGGCCTGCAACCTAC AGCCCAACCAGCGGATGGGAGTGATCGCGGCAGGAACCCTGGTCTCTTTTCTGCTCATTGTCCTCCTCTCGCTgctttgctgctgctgcctctgccgAAATAAAGATGACCACAA tCCTGACCAAGACAACTCTACCAACAGCAAAAAAGCCAAGCGGATCCTGTGTGGAAGATTCAGCCGAATCAGCACCAAACTCCCCCAGATCCCACTGAGACGACAGAAGCTGCCCAAAGTAGTCG tAGCCCACCACGACCCGGAAAACACATTCAACTGCAGCTTCATCGAGCCCCCTTCTGTAGTTGAGCAGCCCTGCCCTTCCTCCTGGTCCTCCCAGGAGTCTTTCGATTCCTTCGAGGAGGAACCCAGCGATGATGGCCCCGTATACTGTGTACCCCATGAAG AGTCACTGAGTGAGAGTAAGGAGAAGCCAGCAGCTGAGAAGCCATCCGCAGCAGCTGTGCCCAGTGAGGACGATGCAGGGGAGTACACGTCTCTGAAAGACACCAGCGCTACCAGCACCACCATCAACAAGCCTCAGGCTGGGGACGGGAGCGAAGCAACCCTGCTCAAGTCCTCTGACAGCGAGGGCTCCACCAGTGGCTCTGAGTCGGCCATTGGGGCCCTCTATGCTCGCATTGCACACCTCTCCAAGAACTCCAAGGACGAAGAGGATGGGGGTGGCAGCACAGTTACAATAGAGGTCAAAGGTAATGGCAAGCCACCGTCCCCAGGATggaagaccaccaccaaaccaCGCCCGCCAGACCCCTCCACCAAACCGAAGGTGTCATGGATCCATGGGAACACCGGGGGTACCACACCCCCCCAGGTGGAGCAGCTGAACCAGGGGTGTAAGGGGCTGACAGTACCCAAGGAGAGGACGACCAGGAGCTCCAGCGACAGCTCAGCCAAGAGTGAAGAGAGGCAGAGGCTGAAGGAGACGTCCAAGGAGAAGAGGATCCAGGAGGGGAAGGGGACGGAGGTCAATGGTTCCCCCAGCAAACACAAGGCCCACCGGCTGGGAAGGTCCAGGGAGGATATTAACCACATGGAGCACATAAATGGAGTGGTGCAGAACGCTCTCAAGAAGATCGGTAACTTCCACAACTCCAACTCTGACAAGAAGGCGGCCGAGAAGGCAGCCGCTGTGGAGAACCCCAAGGAGCCGCCCAAGAGCCCCAAAGTGATCCACCCACACATGAACTCCGAGGCCGCCACACTCCTGGCGGCCCAGCTCAAGGAGAAGACGCAGAGCATCAACCGGAATGAGGGCACCGGCCTGGTAAAGACCAATGGCCTGCCCACCCCAGCCTTCCGGGACCGAGGAGACCGGGAGAAGCCCACTCCTCCGCAGAAGGCAAAGCGGACCACTCCGGCCACCCCAGGCCACCAGAGCTCCAACAAGCCTCTgctgcccaccaccaccagcctccAGAAGATGGTGGGTGTGGGGGTCCCCACAAGGGACCCAGCCACCCCCGAGGTCGCCCCCAAGAGCCCGGAGAAGCAGGACTTGAACGGCTCCAGGGTGGAAGAGGGTGGTGGTGGAGCAGTGAACGTCACGCCAAAGAAGACCCCCATCAAAAAGCCTCCCAGAAAGAGAGGCAAGGAAGGGACATTGGATACTGCTCTGGAAACTAAGACACCAACAAAGACAGCAATTATGCCACCGCAGATAATCAAATAG
- the LOC112248853 gene encoding scavenger receptor class F member 2 isoform X3 — protein MELKIIIEVVVVVCSFFSLSFSQELNLKGRNVCKLPGSPGFVCCSGWGQIGEECLTPLCEGNFTCKENEVCVRPNECRCRHGYFGASCDTKCPTQFWGPDCKGKCQCFPNGQCDDVTGKCTCNPNRWGPNCEKPCLCQKGKCDQDTGTCTCQYGFWGPQCANNCYCSLNSVCDQNTGRCNCSPGWSGRNCAIQCNCNNSPCEQFTGRCQCRERLWGPRCERYCQCIHGKCNQADGSCTCTPGYRGKFCREPCPAGFYGQNCRNRCGHCKGQQPCKITEGRCVTCERGWNGTKCDQMCLPGFFGENCLDVCPPCKDGHFCNRIDGKCSHCNPGWIGDRCEVRCPNGTYGDNCENDCSHCFNGVCHIATGECLCEPGFYGTYCNMTCQMGQYGVNCAQTCSCHDKNCNPMSGACNLQPNQRMGVIAAGTLVSFLLIVLLSLLCCCCLCRNKDDHNKKAKRILCGRFSRISTKLPQIPLRRQKLPKVVVAHHDPENTFNCSFIEPPSVVEQPCPSSWSSQESFDSFEEEPSDDGPVYCVPHEESLSESKEKPAAEKPSAAAVPSEDDAGEYTSLKDTSATSTTINKPQAGDGSEATLLKSSDSEGSTSGSESAIGALYARIAHLSKNSKDEEDGGGSTVTIEVKGNGKPPSPGWKTTTKPRPPDPSTKPKVSWIHGNTGGTTPPQVEQLNQGCKGLTVPKERTTRSSSDSSAKSEERQRLKETSKEKRIQEGKGTEVNGSPSKHKAHRLGRSREDINHMEHINGVVQNALKKIGNFHNSNSDKKAAEKAAAVENPKEPPKSPKVIHPHMNSEAATLLAAQLKEKTQSINRNEGTGLVKTNGLPTPAFRDRGDREKPTPPQKAKRTTPATPGHQSSNKPLLPTTTSLQKMVGVGVPTRDPATPEVAPKSPEKQDLNGSRVEEGGGGAVNVTPKKTPIKKPPRKRGKEGTLDTALETKTPTKTAIMPPQIIK, from the exons ATGGAATTGAAGATCATTATTGAAGTTGTTGTGGTGGTTTGTTCATTTTTTTCTTTGAGTTTTAGCCAAGAACTCAACCTGAAAGGCAGAAATGTATGCAAATTACCAGG gtcACCAGGCTTTGTGTGCTGCAGCGGGTGGGGGCAGATAGGAGAGGAATGTTTGACAC CTCTCTGTGAAGGCAACTTCACCTGTAAGGAAAATGAGGTATGCGTTAGGCCCAATGAATGCCGCTGTCGCCATGGATACTTCGGAGCCAGTTGTGATACAA AGTGCCCCACCCAGTTCTGGGGCCCAGACTGCAAGGGCAAGTGCCAATGCTTTCCCAACGGCCAGTGTGATGACGTGACGGGCAAGTGCACGTGCAACCCAAACCGCTGGGGGCCCAACTGCGAGAAGCCCTGCCTCTGCCAGAAGGGCAAGTGTGACCAGGACACAGGCACATGCACTTGCCAATATGGCTTTTGGGGCCCTCAATGTGCAAACAACTGCTACTGCAGTCTCAACTCTGTGTGTGACCAGAACACAGGAAGGTGTAACTGTAGTCCAGGCTGGTCGGGGAGGAATTGTGCCATCCAGTGTAACTGTAATAACTCTCCATGCGAGCAGTTCACGGGTCGTTGCCAGTGCCGGGAGAGACTGTGGGGCCCCCGATGCGAGAGGTATTGTCAGTGCATCCATGGGAAGTGCAACCAGGCGGATGGCTCATGTACCTGCACACCGGGGTACCGGGGGAAGTTCTGCAGGGAACCATGTCCCGCAGGGTTCTACGGACAGAACTGCAGGAATAG GTGTGGCCACTGTAAAGGCCAGCAGCCCTGTAAGATAACAGAGGGGAGGTGTGTGACCTGTGAGAGGGGCTGGAACGGGACCAAGTGTGATCAGATGTGCCTGCCAGGCTTCTTCGGAGAGAACTGCCTGGATGTGTGTCCCCCGTGTAAAGATGGCCACTTCTGCAACCGCATCGACGGAAAGTGCTCCCACTGCAACCCCGGCTGGATCGGGGACAG GTGTGAGGTGCGCTGTCCCAACGGGACTTATGGGGATAACTGTGAGAATGACTGCAGCCACTGTTTTAACGGCGTTTGTCACATTGCTACCGGAGAGTGCCTGTGTGAGCCGGGATTTTACGGGACCTA CTGCAATATGACGTGTCAGATGGGTCAGTATGGAGTGAACTGTGCCCAGACCTGCTCCTGTCACGACAAGAACTGCAACCCAATGTCTGGGGCCTGCAACCTAC AGCCCAACCAGCGGATGGGAGTGATCGCGGCAGGAACCCTGGTCTCTTTTCTGCTCATTGTCCTCCTCTCGCTgctttgctgctgctgcctctgccgAAATAAAGATGACCACAA CAAAAAAGCCAAGCGGATCCTGTGTGGAAGATTCAGCCGAATCAGCACCAAACTCCCCCAGATCCCACTGAGACGACAGAAGCTGCCCAAAGTAGTCG tAGCCCACCACGACCCGGAAAACACATTCAACTGCAGCTTCATCGAGCCCCCTTCTGTAGTTGAGCAGCCCTGCCCTTCCTCCTGGTCCTCCCAGGAGTCTTTCGATTCCTTCGAGGAGGAACCCAGCGATGATGGCCCCGTATACTGTGTACCCCATGAAG AGTCACTGAGTGAGAGTAAGGAGAAGCCAGCAGCTGAGAAGCCATCCGCAGCAGCTGTGCCCAGTGAGGACGATGCAGGGGAGTACACGTCTCTGAAAGACACCAGCGCTACCAGCACCACCATCAACAAGCCTCAGGCTGGGGACGGGAGCGAAGCAACCCTGCTCAAGTCCTCTGACAGCGAGGGCTCCACCAGTGGCTCTGAGTCGGCCATTGGGGCCCTCTATGCTCGCATTGCACACCTCTCCAAGAACTCCAAGGACGAAGAGGATGGGGGTGGCAGCACAGTTACAATAGAGGTCAAAGGTAATGGCAAGCCACCGTCCCCAGGATggaagaccaccaccaaaccaCGCCCGCCAGACCCCTCCACCAAACCGAAGGTGTCATGGATCCATGGGAACACCGGGGGTACCACACCCCCCCAGGTGGAGCAGCTGAACCAGGGGTGTAAGGGGCTGACAGTACCCAAGGAGAGGACGACCAGGAGCTCCAGCGACAGCTCAGCCAAGAGTGAAGAGAGGCAGAGGCTGAAGGAGACGTCCAAGGAGAAGAGGATCCAGGAGGGGAAGGGGACGGAGGTCAATGGTTCCCCCAGCAAACACAAGGCCCACCGGCTGGGAAGGTCCAGGGAGGATATTAACCACATGGAGCACATAAATGGAGTGGTGCAGAACGCTCTCAAGAAGATCGGTAACTTCCACAACTCCAACTCTGACAAGAAGGCGGCCGAGAAGGCAGCCGCTGTGGAGAACCCCAAGGAGCCGCCCAAGAGCCCCAAAGTGATCCACCCACACATGAACTCCGAGGCCGCCACACTCCTGGCGGCCCAGCTCAAGGAGAAGACGCAGAGCATCAACCGGAATGAGGGCACCGGCCTGGTAAAGACCAATGGCCTGCCCACCCCAGCCTTCCGGGACCGAGGAGACCGGGAGAAGCCCACTCCTCCGCAGAAGGCAAAGCGGACCACTCCGGCCACCCCAGGCCACCAGAGCTCCAACAAGCCTCTgctgcccaccaccaccagcctccAGAAGATGGTGGGTGTGGGGGTCCCCACAAGGGACCCAGCCACCCCCGAGGTCGCCCCCAAGAGCCCGGAGAAGCAGGACTTGAACGGCTCCAGGGTGGAAGAGGGTGGTGGTGGAGCAGTGAACGTCACGCCAAAGAAGACCCCCATCAAAAAGCCTCCCAGAAAGAGAGGCAAGGAAGGGACATTGGATACTGCTCTGGAAACTAAGACACCAACAAAGACAGCAATTATGCCACCGCAGATAATCAAATAG